Genomic DNA from Helicoverpa armigera isolate CAAS_96S chromosome 10, ASM3070526v1, whole genome shotgun sequence:
CTATTTTTACTTGAAGTAATGTACTCAATCTTGTAATTGTAACCCGATAGCAGTACCGCCCACCGCTGTAGTCGTGAAGCAGCCATCACCGGAATACCCGTTCTATCACCAAAAATATGTGTTAAAGGTTTATGATCAGTTCTTAGTGTAAAGTGACGACCATAAAGGTATTGATGAAACTTTCGTATACCAAATATGATTCCAAGAGCCTCCCTATCTATTTGTGCATAGCCTCGCTCCGCAGGCGTGAGTGAGCGCGACGCGTACGCCACCGGCCGCTCGCCGTCCGCCGTCACATGCGATATGACTGCGCCCACGCCCACGCTACTCGCGTCCGTTGTCAAAATCAACGGTAGCTCCGGATCGTAATGAACGAGTACCTCACCATCCGCTAAAAGACGCTTTACTCTTACGAATGCCCTCTCACACTCGTCATTCCAATTATACTTAATCCCCGACTTAAGCAGATTATATAACGGAGCGAGAACtgtactaatatttttaataaattttgcaTAATACATGACTAGGCCTATAAACGCCCTTAACTCGGTGATATTGGTAGGAGCCGGCGTTTCTAACACTGCCTTAACTTTCTCCGGACACGTGTGCACACCCTCTTTACTAATAATGTGACCCAAATACGAGACGGACTTTGCAAAGAAAACGCACTTTTCCTTCTTCACTCTAAGTCCGTAGTCCTGCAACCGTTGAAAGACTTTATGTAAATTGCTTACATGGTCAGCCTTCGTACTACCTGTTATGATTATATCATCTAAGAAGACACCCACCCGCGGCATGTCAGCAAATAATTGTTCTATTCGCCTCTGAAAAATGCCTGGACTAGACGCTAAACCATATACTAATCTGTTGTACATGTACAAACCTTTATGGGTATTTATCACCGTATATACTTTTGTGTCGTCGAGCTCGAATTGCGCGTACGCTTGAGACAAATCGATTTTACTATAGTACTCACCCCCTCGGAGACGGAATAACAAATCTTCTATCCTAGGCAACGGATAACGATCAATTTCAACAACTTTGTTTATGGTCAGTTTATAATCGGCGCAGATACGAATGCTACCATCTTTCTTTACCACTGGAACTATCGGCGTGGCCCAGTCGGACCGCTCGACCGGGGTGAGAACTCCGTCGCGCACGAACTGGTCCAGCGCGCGCTCCACCGGCTCGCGCAGCGCGTACGCCAGCGGGCGCGCGCGCATGAACACCGGCCGCGCGCCCGGCCGCACGTGAATGCTCACCGCGCCGCCCGTGAACCGCCCGAGTCCCTCCGCGAACACGTTACAATATTTGGAACTGAAATAGGTTACATTGTAATCATTACTTTCCACCATTTTATGCACATCATAATTTAAATCCGGAAGTTGTATCTTTAATGCCGCTATCCAATGTCGCCCTAAAAGTACAGTTTTTCCTCTTTCGATCACAAGCAATTCTAAAAATTCACTTCTATTCTTATAACGAACTAGCGGTCTTATGATACCTAACGGTTTTACAGTCTCACCAGTGTAATATCTTAAGGTTAATTTGCAAGGTTGTAGGGTAAGGTCGCTGAATAGTCTATCGTAACATTCGCGACTAATACAAGACACTGCACTACCTGTGTCACATTCCATAGCAATGTCTTTGTTATGAACGTTAAGTGTTATATAAATAGGTTTACAACTTGATATCGACAACCGACAAACATCAACAAAAATTACCTCGTCACTGTCCTCCTCCTCGTCCCTGCTAGTGTTTTCCACGTCTACCTGATATTGTTTCACTATATTAGGACACACCCGCCGCAGGTGCCCTTGCCGGTTGCACACTCGACACACGTAACTTGTGAACTTGCACGTTGATTCATTGTGGTTCGCGCCACATACTCGACACGGCCGCTGTGGCCGAGCTCGCTCCCCCAGCCGAGCCCGCTCGCTCAGCACCGACGTCGCCGCCTCGTGgcccgcgcgccgctcgcgggAGCCTCGCCGCCCGCGCACCTCGCGCCTCCCCGCGCCCGGCTCCCCGTCGCGCTCCGCCATGCCCGTTGCCTGCCGTCTCGTCGTTATCGCTTGACACGTCACCGTCGACGTGGCGTCAGTTCCAGCTGCCGATTTAGACCCTTCCACCATAGCGGCGTCCTTCTCGGCTGATTCCATGCTGGAGGCAAGTTTATACGCCTTGGCAAAATCCAATTTCGACTCTGCGAATAACCGTTGTCTAATATTCTCGCTTGCTATTCCGCACACCAGTTGATCTCTCAAACTTTCCTCCAGCCAACTTCCGAACTCGCAGGTCTTCGACATTTTCTTAAGTACCGCCACATACTCGGATATGGTTTCACCCTCCTTCTGTTTTCTATGCCTGAATTTATACCTCTCAGCGAGTTCACTCGGTTTAGGTTGTAAATGTTTGCCCATTATATCTGATAACTGCTCAAACGTCTTCGTCTTCGGTTTATTCGGTGTACACAGATTGACGAGCAACTCATAGCTCTCTGCTCCCATAACAGTTATTAATGTCGGCACATGTAACTCGGCTTTTATGTCATTCACAAGGAAGTACTGCTCTAACCGTTCGATATATAGTTTCCAATCGTCGTTGTGTACGTTAAACTCGCCTATTTTTCCGATCGTCATTGTTTAACACTTTTTCCTTCACACGCGAAAAGTTCACAACTCGTCGCCACTGAAGCATATATCGATGCAGGTCAATCGTCAGCTAGGAGCGGAATAAAACAACGTACGTCTCGATAGCACAGCGTGTATTGGCAGACTAGTTTGGTGGTGGTGACAATCTTATAACTAACAAAATACTCACTACCCACATAGcataaatattaacatacatCACAAGTACCTGTAGTAGCTCTAAATGGTGTGACTGATGTCTGTAACGagtatgttaatttaatattaaataataatttaggtaaatgcatgaaattgaaaattttgcGTGGCATGCAGCTTGCGTTACTTTTCATTTCATGACTGAGCGACAGAAATtaaagtaacatttattttatttattccaaaaatgtggacgatgtttttttatacacattattcacaaaaaatattttatgaacacgACTCCACAGCTTCAAACAACTTATAAGTTTTTATGTTGCAAGTGCAGCGCCATTAGAcatgaaattataataacaacCATTGACTAATGTTTGAACTTCTGCTTTTTATTGTATTGatcgtttaatattatttgttaaaatatattcttaatgAACtcgtgtataaaaaatattaggctCATTATAAAGAACGTAAAGAATGTAAAGGTCGCATTTTTGTGTGTGGCAATTAAATGCAAAGTTTAAGGGTGGCCTTTGTGAAAGCGGTGACATGACACCCTGTGAcgtaactgttatttttataggaatttcGGCGGAGCTATTCGAGATATTTTAGATAAAACTACCTGCTACTGAGTTCCAATTCATTAAAGGCCATTAATGAGGTTTATTGCGGACCCTGAATTTATGGCACCTCTATGCCGACTGATTAATTAAATAGTCATTGAATAGGACATTATCTGTGGACATTACAGTTTGTGCGTCCCGTTCGGAATccagtatttttattgtatcgcTGCTTCTACAAATTCAAAGGAGATCGGCGTGTTTGAAAGTATCTTtagaatttaaacaaatagTGCGTATTACCTAATTGTCATTCATCTGCAGTCCCACCGTTTATGTCGTTATCtgctatatttttattgaaatgatcttttatattatatttattgcttttacaTTATGATTGtacttgaataatatttttaaaaacattgttaagATACGTTTCTGAACATGCTTCCACCACAACATCAAAATTCAAGAAAGGGCAAAAAAAATACACCGACCAACTGTAGTGGCACTTGAACTTGATCGATATTCCGAAATAGCAGCATGTTGTGCGTACGCGCCGCCAAGGGATTTAGGTCACACGCATATTGGCGGCAACGTAACACTACCGGCCAAGGCCAGGGGTCCTTTGGGCCCTTGGAAACACTTGGCTCGAATattgtgaaatgttttttttttggatttacaACTTTTTCTATGTCCAGTTTTTAATATAGTTCATAACTTGGGTACATCTATGTAAAGtgtgagtacctacttattgttaGCAGATAGGCAATTGTTTCAGTAAAGAGGGAAAAAGAcgggtaattttattttatggtgcTTAACTCATATTGGTAGCGGAGAAACGGAAAGTGGGGGTCAAATACATTTTGGTTATATTTACGGTCCCATTGTTTcccaaaagtttaaaataatttagtggATTGACTGAGTTTCAATAACTCCTGAAATAGgcttttacaaatatttatgggGAATGCAATTTATCAATATCAAATATGACAAATGGACTCAGAAATGTATTGTTTTGATTCTCACTGCAGATGTCAtcatattttgtaacaatacCTGTAGGTACTCTATTATTCTAATCAAGGGCCAAAAGAATTGTTATGAACATAaccaaaattatgtaaaaataaaaacaataaaaacctgAACAAAATCAAGTGTAACTATTTCATAATTTCCATCACATCCAAGCAATCTGTTCAGGGCAAGTGGTCACCAACGCTGGCAGCTGCTCAGGCTGCGCGCGCGACGGTCGCGTGCCTCGTAAACGCACGAGCGGAGCCGAGCGCGCACGAGACACCGTCGCCGCGCGCCGAACGCCGAAGCCAAAGTTTGCGGGGCGGTGCGGGCGCAGCGTTTGATGCTGCCGCGATATTACGTGACTCGAGTCGGAGTTGGAAGTTCAGGATTTTTTGGGATTATGTTTTGTGTGAGATACTTAAATGGGAAGACATTGGATGATAtttgtacttaggtacatttatttcaggtacaaaatacaaataaggaAGTTGTATCAAATTTTAAATGTGAAGGTATAATTAGAAGAAAATGCTGGCAGTAATTACGACTtgacaataaattcaaaattaaaattccacATATGATAATGACTATACAAACTGACGTAGGAACTAGGTATGCAACAAGACAGACAAGATAATGAGAAACAAGTTTGTTGCAAACGGATGCGCCAGCGCATAATAACCACCAATTAATACTTAAGAAAATTAACTAGAGTGAACGACAAAGCAATTCGCAAATCCACAGGTGTGTTCGTCAAGTTCCTGTCATATCTAGCAGATCTCGTCTTGTATAGAACTTAAACAAGTTCCAACAATTAGTACCCCGACGGAAATATCCACCCATAATGGTTCGTGCTTCCCTTCCATTATCAAAAATTACTATTGCAATTTGATTTCGATGGGCGGGCACGGAGACGTGATCCAGTTGCAGTACGAATTgtctttttcaaattaaatgcaCCAAAGCATGCTTAGGCCCCCCATTTCGTGAATAACGAGTgctatgttattatttttcttttgcaaaaTGTAACCTGAGTTGGGGCACGTGTGGAAAAGTaccttttgttattttaaatttcgCAACGTACCGTGTGTTTGTATGTTCGTACCTTTGtagataatacatattattttttatttgaaagacaTGAAGCATTGGCATTCCCAAGTTATGGATGTCAATTGAATGAGTGATAATTTATAGAAAAGTAATTGAACAGttgcttgtttgttttagttagaGTTAAGACTTCGACAAATACGACTATAAATAATGGAAGTGTGAATTTTAGATTAACTTCTGTAAGATGGTGATAATAAGAAAACACGGAGTGTATCAGCTGCTTATCGTTCTGAGCAATTCTGAGCTAACTAAGAGAAACAGGTTCTTCTGGTGGTTGAAATCGATGGGATACTAACATTACCAACTAGTAGTTATTTGTGTTTCTATACTCTGCGGCTTGGCGTAATTCTTCGTGGGACTTCACAGTCCCGTTATTCATATAACAAAACCTACGCATTGAATTCCTAAGTCAAAAATAGAGTACCAGGAATCTTTATCTACACCTAGATAATAATCTTATTCGTTCTATCATGACTGTATATCAGTAGTCCTTCTTCAGTCGTAAAATAAATGTGGTATctaattattttcatcaattaGTCCTTAGTATCTGTTTTTTAGTATATTAGTAAAGTTACGAGAGGTACTGTGTCTATGTAAGTCTGTAAAGTACGGCGCATAAATCACGCTTGTTCATTTACGCTTATTAGCACCATGCGCTTAAAATAGGAATATTTTATCGTATAAATTAGTCGAAGGTATGCCTAGATTTATGAGTGCAATTTTGATTCTATTCTTAGCATCTTGCTACAATCTGTTATAGCCAATATTGGCCTATTTGcctggttttattatttatagcttaTGCTTCATATTTTTGTGATGCGGTTTTATGAAGCGAGGAATAAAAATCATGTGTAGtatctttataaaaatgtatttaattacagACAACAACCGATGGGTTGAATActggtattttttataactatttcataaaaatcttataatatTAGGAATCTGTCTTATGGTGCTAACTTATCTATGTACACAACAAGTCTTTGTctcaagattttcaaaattcttattttacaaaatgtacgGACTGAAATACAAAACAAGGTACTCAGTGCCGTTTCAAAATCTGAACATAAACTAAACTTAAAGACTAATGACTAGATAACAATTATGAACAATTGTAAATCTTACACACTAAACTGGAAGTAGTAATACGTAAGGCTACGCTAAGGCACAGCGTTGTGTGAATCACTTACATAATAACTAAATGCTTAAGTGGAACAAATAAATGATCGATTCAGTCTTCTTAGTGCTATTCCGTCGATGTGGGAAATGCAGTGGGGGCATTCGTTCGGTGTTCCGTCGCTCGGCGGAATGCATCGATGGGGTCGTTACAGTCCACCATTATCCCCTCTCATTAGGAATATACTGATTGCGCTTAATTAGAGGTTCTCTCGGAGCCCTCGCGCTCCGATGCTCGGGTCCCTCTTGAGGATTACTCGTTTTTTCATAATCACCAAGCCGCTGATTGGCCGCACTTTGATCACCGCAACGTACGGTTCCTGGGAAAAAGGAAAAGCATATTTGAAATGTTTgaagtaaaaagtaaataagtattggCAATAACAGGTAATCTAAGTTCTGAATGCTGGCTATCGAGCTTCGTGACGCTATACAATTCCCATGAACAGTGCTAGGTATCGCCATATGTTTGCATAGAGCTTAGCAAATATTGTAACACGTGTGCTTCGCTCGCCGCCCTTCTATTTCCTCTTGAGATTTCGTCTTCCggtacaataaattaatagtcGACGAAGCGTCTCAAAACGTTTTTTGCGCGATTCAATCTTGTTTTTAGTCGCGGCGCTACCGGTTCTGCTTAATCTATTAGGATGGACCATATGGCGATTTTTTGGCAAAACACTCTCGCTGACCGGACGAAACGCATTAACTTGAGAGTTATCAAGAAAAAGCAAACATGTTTCCACTTGGGAACAGGAGTCATCTGTTATGGCTACTTATTATTAGAATAGATCACTTTTATGTGCAATTTTCCCACTACATGCGGGGCGAACCACAAGATTGTTagaagtaattgctgttcgGCTATTGAAGCAAATAAGAAGGTGGAATGCGGGTCGCTACTATCTTTTACAActtgaaatagaaaaatctaCCTTGGATCATAAAAAATGTTACCTAGCTTTGAGCTTTTATAAAGCGACATATTTTAACGTTCGCCATTGTTGCAGACGTGCCATTGTGTCCTTCTAATTCTACAATGAAAAGATAAAGTCTATCGTACGGTTCAATGCTCAGTCATAATGGTTGATGTGTTTACTTTTTGCTTAGGATGAAGGTGAATCTTCATTCAAATTGTGCAATATAAAAGACGCGGTCCCTAAAGCAACCGTGACTAACGTATCagggtaaaaaatattataagccgTAACTACCTGACTCTATGCGAAGTTTGCTAGCGTgaataaatctatatttattttttgcccTTAAAATTATGATAAGCTTAAAACGTTTACCTACCAAACTAGCTTTAACAAATGAGcgactaataaaaaaatgataacttTGAAGCTTATATTAACAAACGGCGCGACGAAAGCAAACACAGTGATAAGACTATCATTATCAAAACTTTGAAGGTTAAGTTAACACACTTAGGATTCATTCATAAATTATCGTGCGTGATAATCTCAAAGAAAATATAGGTTTCCAACCCATggtgataaaatataggtatctagCACACagatttaacttaaaaataaaataaaatgaaaagtaaacaaGGTTGTAGACTCACCTCCAATCACTGTTGTTGCCACCACGATATGACGTCTAGAAGCTCTTCATCTTCCGGACTCATGGGCTCGTAGGAGTCATACGCGTCGTGACAGCTCGGGCCCGCTGAGCTCTCCGACACAAAGGAGGGGGCTGGTGAGTGAGACTCTTCGGAGAGTGGTGGTGTGTGCGGCCCACTGGATGTTAGGACAATTCCTGACTGCGTGTCGGAGCAACCCTCATCGCTCTCCTCCAATAACCGCTTCAAGCTTTTGATATACTCCACCGCCAGTCTCAAAGTATCCACTTTGCTCAACTTTCTTGAAGATCCCCTTCCTCCAGCCAGAGCTGCGGAGACAGCTGACGGAATGTGTTGACGTAGTGCCGCAAAACCATTGTTTACTTGTTTCACTCTATTCCGCTCCCTAGCGTTCCTGCGTGCTACGGAGGCAGGCTGGGTCGGGTAGGGCTGATGAAGATAAGACTTCTTCTTGCAGCGGTTAGGGTCCACTGGAGCAGGTGCTAATCTCCGAGGAGCCTGGGATTGAAGGTGCGTCAGTTTCTGATCAACACCGAGATTTTGGTACGTGTGAATAGCCGCCATCGGCATTGCGATTGTACGAGTGAACTAGGAGTGTGTATCGAGAGAGCACTTGTCTGTGCCGCGCGGAGGTCGCCGGTGGATTGGCGGAGGTGGCGCGCACCCCCGACGCTAAGTAGCGCGCGCGCCGGCGGCGGGGAGGGGGGCGAGGGGCCGGCGCGCGCGCGGCACGCGCCCCACCGCCCGCGCGCTACTTGTTGCGCTGATCACAATACGCCGGCGCTTATTATGCCATAGAGCGGTAAGCTCGCGCCGCTATTGTTGCACGTCGTTGCGCGTAATTATCCCGTCCATTACCATGTTCGGAAGACGAGCTCTGTTCACGTCGTCTATTTAGAAGTCGTTATAGAGAATAGACGCTGTAAACCGATCGGAGACGATATTGCGTTATTAATACTGTCTCGgaggttttgttttattaaatgaacCATGTAAACTTTTTGGGATACCGCGAGGTGCattgcataaaaatattgagtgcataatgtttattcaattacaatttcattattaagagtaaatatatatttgggTTGACAACGTCATCTTAATATGcagaaatatgtatgtacaagtgCCAGTCGTAGTTAGTAGTTTCGTAACTACTACGTAACATCTACGGCGTAGCACTTAGCTACTACGGTGTTAGCAAACCGTTTGAGTTGATTTTCTCAAAACATATTTGTAGTAAATGACGTTGTCGTTTGGTGTGTGAGTGCAATGCGTGGGCAGGTGCAGTGATGCACTGATGACGTTCACGCGTAACCTAGCCCAGTGAGTCGCCAATGGCACTTTATTTGATGGCTTACTCTCATTATAATGTTAGATCTTTTGATATTTATAGTTTACAAGCCGCTCTTTAAGTTCTTAGTCGGCTCTGAGGTAGATTAGAATACAAAGTTGTAAGGTTATTAGCTGTATTTTTCTCTTTACGACTTCAGTAGGTACGCAGGTTTTACATAATCGCCACTAATGCACAAACAAagctgaatattaaaaaaaaaaaacatcattttaGGCACTGAATCCATTCATTCAGTGTACATATCAAGTTATATGCAAGAGTTCACTAGTGGTCTCCTATTTAATTACCCTTAAACTCAGGACTTAAgtcattatcattttttttccttaaaccatcaaagtaaaaaaaaaccgattTCACTATTGCCATGCGAATCTCTCACACGCGTGTGAACTGATCTCAGCGTCGGCAGATCGCGGCAGGTGTACGCGCGACGCTGACCGACTCCTACATCAGCTGTGTGTAACGCACCCTATTTTTGTGGCTACTAGTGTATGAAATCAAGTAACGatgcaaattttctaagttttgtatgtattttctaagtatgtcttaaACACCAATGGCCGATAAAAAGGtcaaggaaaacatctcgaggaaacatggactatatagtctgaaatcaccaacccgcaatGAGCAAGACTAGTGATTAacgcttaataaaaaaaaaggctgtaacagtgaGTGTATGAATATTAGTGAAAACTTTTGCAGTTCTCACTATACTCATGTGAATCTCTCACACGCGTGTGAACTGATCTCAGCGTCGGCAGATCGTGGCAGGTGTACGCGCGACACTGACCGACTCCTACGTCACCTGTATGTAACGCCACCTAGTTTTGTGGCTACAAGTGTACTAATTCGTTAAAGgcattttatcgtcccactgctgggcaaaggactcctctcacacggagaaggattgagcgtttaGCACgtttgctcaatgcaggttggtgatttcagactatatagtccaggtttcctcaagatgtttttatcagccattggtgtccaagatatacttagaaagtacatacgaactaagAAAAGTGTATGAATATTAGTGAAAACTTTTGCAGTTTTCACTATAGTGATGTGAATCTCTCACGCGCGTGTGAACTGATCTCAGCGTCGGCAGATCGTGGCAGGTGTACGCGCGACACTGACCGACTCCTGCGTCACCTGTGTGTAACGCACCCTATTTTTGTGGCCGCAAGTGTATGAATATTTGTAGAAAAATCGCGGGTGTTTTGATTAAGGTAgcttcatttatatttttgttagagTGTTAGGtttaacaatacataatataaaatgggATAAAAAAATGGgtgtaacattattttagtcatttatatttaaatcaccATTGTAAATGGAGGAAATGCGAAACAAGGTGTAGTTAAGCTTAAAACatcttgatattttttatttaggtatatttggCATACTAATAATACTACGTacacaataggtaggtaccgaTGCTTATTTACAGGACAATCCTATTATTTCATCTGGAAAGATAATgtctataaataggtatttcaaAGTGATGCCAATATAAGAATATGGTAATCAAAATGCTTACGGCTTTATTAAATAGACactggtttgtttatttaaataagcaatGAATATCAATTTCTTTAGACATTAACAGTCTAAACATAAATGAAATAGAATCATGTGcaaagaattatttattgttactcATTAGATGGGAACAAGACTAAgagttttcttataaatattcataataatatacCCTGGCGGAGTTATTGTATCGATTTATCTTCTGTACATGTTAATGGTTCTTAACTTTCTACACCATTAAGAAGATGTAGTTGTCAGGGTATTTATTCAGTactcaaaattattatgaaactgGGATGACTTAATTAACGaacttaagaaaataaaatcaaaatgctATTACAATCTGCATCAACTATTCTAAAATAAAGTCACTGAAAAGTAACTGTACAAATGTATTATGTCAAGTCGCATAAGCAAAAATATCAAAccaaaaccaaaatcagactACAAAcggcatacctacctactcgaAGAACATTTCTCAttcacgcacacatacacaaaCATTCCCAAGCTGCCGCATACACAAAACTACCCTTAAACCAGCTCAGTCATGACATCTATACTCAACCCTTAGACTATCGGAAACTAGAATCGATACTCGCTCTAAGCAACGGACATTTCTATAAAAAGTCCGCAGATGGCGTTAGATCGACGCGTGCGCCGCCGGGGTAGTTTCATAAGGGTGGGTTAGAAGCGAACGAATATACGTATTTTCATGTTCGGCTGTGTAGATGGCGTGAattcaaaaagtataaaaacctATTAGAATAGAAGTATCTTTATTGGAATTCGTAGCGACGAtcgtagtaataaataattactataaataataatcgtaaattaaaacgttttgtttttatctcaTGTTGGCTtctgtgtttaatttttaaaaa
This window encodes:
- the LOC135117411 gene encoding uncharacterized protein LOC135117411, with the translated sequence MTIGKIGEFNVHNDDWKLYIERLEQYFLVNDIKAELHVPTLITVMGAESYELLVNLCTPNKPKTKTFEQLSDIMGKHLQPKPSELAERYKFRHRKQKEGETISEYVAVLKKMSKTCEFGSWLEESLRDQLVCGIASENIRQRLFAESKLDFAKAYKLASSMESAEKDAAMVEGSKSAAGTDATSTVTCQAITTRRQATGMAERDGEPGAGRREVRGRRGSRERRAGHEAATSVLSERARLGERARPQRPCRVCGANHNESTCKFTSYVCRVCNRQGHLRRVCPNIVKQYQVDVENTSRDEEEDSDEFQIL
- the LOC110371815 gene encoding achaete-scute complex protein T3 produces the protein MPMAAIHTYQNLGVDQKLTHLQSQAPRRLAPAPVDPNRCKKKSYLHQPYPTQPASVARRNARERNRVKQVNNGFAALRQHIPSAVSAALAGGRGSSRKLSKVDTLRLAVEYIKSLKRLLEESDEGCSDTQSGIVLTSSGPHTPPLSEESHSPAPSFVSESSAGPSCHDAYDSYEPMSPEDEELLDVISWWQQQ